Proteins found in one Lepisosteus oculatus isolate fLepOcu1 chromosome 22, fLepOcu1.hap2, whole genome shotgun sequence genomic segment:
- the gas2l1 gene encoding GAS2-like protein 1, with amino-acid sequence MADQSNIQSAASKSIRPFKSSEEYLYAMKEDLAEWLNTLYDLEITADTFMEGLETGGALCRHANNVNRAALDFQLENPEAARSMRVPRKDVVFQPRSVAPGSFVARDNVSNFIAWCRQELWIQDVLMFETNDLVLRKNEKNFVLCLLEVARRGAKFGMLAPMLIQLEEEIEEEIRDQESLAGGAQRSPPSRGYLREENPGVPLPGVPVYPSWPQRRVLCDMRNLDELVREILGRCSCPSQFPMTKVSEGKYKVGDSSALIFIRVLRTHVMVRVGGGWDTLEHYLDKHDPCRCNAFAHRYQQSRSSSLTPCKTGTGHISQSPSTGPHWKTDSGTPLRTPDRRTLEPPGAGRTPRHSLPTELDASTGRAPATPRPPRDRSEPRQAPPLRSKEALPVVTRKLSGDSDSSTASSKGGGGRPSLPGSKKPGEEVVLLVSRREGKHVIERPGATHVPALRPPQPRARSQSRGRSVILRPSPPLDIPKPDSIKARPDRGRSLGPESPRKLQTSRSQSQGKPFTRGRDSEANVAQPRGRIFQPPRAGGDPRAKSSTPSSPKIGVGAFPRKQNISSLGKGSQNSPSKKVPAPRTTGPKSPSVGRSRLLPPVPRSHRSNPRSSYGNLSRGGSSEWLDTGDGDLGVTFQALPCLDPSREKELYRSFEAEFLANTQRSGFAEGGDDYGDLLAQPLQPQALQQPPLGDPNVTDSAYSSSNSSTSSLNVGNKLGVLPDLRDSTRATEAQAGGCGQSHVDADRWPGHSEPQGPKLLPVLSSSLEEREFLSSVNNLKDKETAPPSSAIWRLDPGDVISGHKVVSQSNRSLGLDSGMRGVMNSRKGNSRVRLDSDDLDGDLEGLQNQEGASDFEDDDDLTLLPPDAHHLAPSEDCSFLDSSSEGSCSQCVIQNEACSVGSPTPPLQTADPCVVLRPKKGLKKPERVPSIYKLKLRPKLRPRTDNRPEKSPSRIPTPVSYKQAAQVPQPPPSPRVNGHPRWVVDHRSRRALHQALTDLINPSEDQRDGSSVESGSLDDEAWM; translated from the exons ATGGCCGATCAAAGCAACATCCAGTCTGCGGCTTCCAAAAGCATTCGTCCTTTTAAGTCCAGCGAGGAATACCTCTATGCCATGAAAGAGGATTTGGCGGAGTGGCTCAACACGCTGTACGACTTGGAGATCACGGCTGACACCTTCATGGAGGGTCTGGAGACGGGAGGCGCGCTCTGCAGGCACGCCAACAACGTCAACCGGGCCGCGCTGGACTTCCAGCTGGAGAACCCGGAGGCTGCCAGGTCGATGCGTGTGCCCCGCAAAGACGTGGTGTTTCAGCCCCGCAGCGTGGCGCCGGGGTCCTTCGTGGCCCGGGACAACGTGTCCAACTTCATCGCCTGGTGCCGGCAGGAGCTGTGGATACAGGACGTGCTGATGTTCGAGACGAACGACCTGGTCCTGAGGAAGAACGAGAAGAACTTCGTGCTGTGCCTGCTGGAGGTGGCGCGCAGGGGCGCGAAGTTCGGGATGCTGGCGCCCATGCTCATACAGCTGGAGGAGGAGATCGAGGAGGAGATACGGGACCAGGAGAGCCTCGCGGGGGGTGCCCAGCGAAGCCCCCCCAGTAGGGGGTATCTAAGGGAGGAGAATCCCGGGGTGCCCCTGCCAGGCGTTCCCGTGTACCCCAGCTGGCCGCAGAGGAGGGTCCTGTGCGACATGCGCAATCTGGACGAGCTG GTGCGGGAAATCTTGGGGCGCTGCTCCTGCCCATCCCAGTTTCCAATGACCAAGGTCTCTGAGGGGAAGTACAAAGTAGGAGATTCCAGTGCTTTGATCTTCATCAGG GTGCTGCGGACTCACGTGATGGTGCGAGTCGGGGGTGGCTGGGACACGCTGGAACACTACCTGGACAAGCATGACCCGTGCCGCTGCAATGCCTTTG CTCATCGCTATCAGCAGTCCAGATCGAGCAGTCTGACTCCATGTAAAACTGGAACCGGCCACATTTCCCAGTCTCCCAGCACTGGACCCCACTGGAAGACAGACAGCGGCACCCCACTCAGGACGCCGGACAGACGCACTCTGGAGCCCCCTGGCGCCGGGCGCACCCCCCGCCACTCCCTCCCCACGGAGCTGGACGCCAGCACGGGCCGGGCGCCCGCTACCCCCCGCCCGCCCCGGGATCGCTCCGAACCGCGGCAAGCCCCCCCACTCAG GTCCAAGGAGGCATTGCCCGTGGTGACTCGGAAACTCTCTGGGGACAGCGACTCCTCCACTGCGTCTTCCAAGGGTGGGGGGGGGCGACCTTCCCTGCCAGGGAGCAAGAAGCCTGGTGAAGAGGTGGTCCTGCTGGTGAGCAGGAGGGAGGGCAAGCATGTCATTGAGAGACCCGGAGCCACTCATGTCCCGGCCCTGCGCCCTCCACAGCCCAGAGCTCGTAGCCAGTCTCGCGGCCGCAGCGTCATCCTCAGGCCCAGTCCGCCTCTGGATATCCCCAAACCGGACAGCATCAAGGCCAGGCCCGACAGAGGCCGCTCGCTGGGGCCCGAAAGCCCGAGGAAGCTGCAGACTTCCAGGTCTCAGAGCCAGGGGAAGCCGTTCACTCGGGGCAGAGACAGTGAGGCTAACGTAGCACAGCCAAGAGGAAGAATCTTTCAACCGCCCCGTGCTGGAGGAGATCCTCGAGCCAAGAGCAGCACTCCATCCTCTCCAAAAATCGGCGTTGGAGCTTTCCCTAGGAAGCAGAATATCTCCTCGTTGGGAAAAGGAAGCCAGAACAGCCCAAGCAAGAAGGTTCCAGCCCCCCGGACGACCGGGCCCAAGTCCCCATCTGTCGGGCGGAGCAGACTGCTCCCTCCGGTCCCACGGTCCCACCGGAGCAATCCCAGGAGCTCCTATGGGAACCtcagcagggggggctcgagTGAATGGCTGGATACAGGGGATGGGGACCTGGGAGTGACTTTTCAGGCCTTGCCTTGCTTAGACCCCAGCCGGGAGAAGGAGCTGTATCGGAGCTTCGAGGCTGAGTTCTTGGCAAACACACAAAGGAGCGGCTTCGCTGAAGGAGGGGATGATTATGGTGATCTCCTCGCTCAGCCTTTGCAGCCGCAGGCCTTGCAGCAGCCTCCCCTGGGCGACCCCAACGTCACCGACTCTGCTTACTCCTCATCCAATTCCTCTACATCCTCCCTCAACGTTGGGAATAAGCTGGGGGTTCTACCAGATCTGCGCGACTCCACACGGGCCACCGAGGCGCAAGCTGGAGGCTGCGGCCAAAGTCACGTGGATGCCGATCGCTGGCCAGGCCACTCGGAGCCTCAGGGCCCAAAGCTGCTGCCTGTTCTGTCAAGTTCTCTAGAAGAGAGAGAGTTTCTCTCCTCTGTGAACAATCTAAAAGACAAAGAGACTGCACCTCCGAGCTCTGCCATCTGGCGACTGGACCCTGGAGACGTGATCAGTGGTCACAAAGTAGTTTCCCAAAGCAACCGATCATTAGGCTTGGATTCCGGAATGAGAGGCGTGATGAACTCAAGAAAAGGGAATTCAAGAGTTCGCCTGGATTCGGATGACCTGGATGGAGATCTGGAGGGCTTGCAGAACCAGGAAGGTGCTTCCGATTTTGAGGACGACGACGACCTCACTCTTCTGCCTCCTGATGCGCACCACCTCGCCCCTTCGGAGGACTGCTCTTTCCTGGACTCCTCCAGTGAAGGGTCTTGCTCGCAGTGCGTGATCCAGAACGAGGCCTGCTCGGTGGGCTCGCCCACCCCCCCTCTTCAGACGGCGGACCCGTGTGTGGTTTTGCGGCCCAAGAAGGGCTTGAAAAAGCCAGAGAGAGTGCCCTCCATCTACAAACTCAAGCTCCGGCCAAAACTCCGTCCTCGCACTGACAACCGGCCCGAGAAGAGCCCCTCGCGCATTCCCACCCCTGTCAGCTATAAGCAGGCAGCGCAGGTGCCCCAGCCCCCCCCGAGCCCCAGGGTGAATGGTCACCCCAGGTGGGTAGTGGACCACAGGTCTAGGAGGGCTCTCCATCAGGCCCTTACAGATCTGATCAATCCTTCCGAGGACCAGCGAGATGGGTCGTCTGTGGAGTCGGGCAGTCTGGACGACGAAGCATGGATGTAG